A window of Lacibacter sediminis contains these coding sequences:
- the proC gene encoding pyrroline-5-carboxylate reductase: protein MNKKIAIIGGGNLGVAIAEGLIKSGFCLPSHIIITKRNIKTLNEIESKGVLVSSDNKEAARYADLVVLAVKPFQIKDVLLDMKEELNHTRHVLVSVITGVGIKDMQEWVGTNMPVIRAMPNTAISIQESMTCISSINTVQEQLDYVHDLFSQLGRVALIDEKLMDAATVLGACGIAYALRYIRASIQGGIEIGFDAKTATLIAAQTVNGAAELLIQKGSHPEAEIDKVTTPRGCTIAGLNEMEHSGFSSSLIKGIKTSYESIGK, encoded by the coding sequence ATGAATAAAAAGATTGCCATTATTGGTGGAGGAAACCTTGGCGTTGCCATTGCAGAAGGATTGATCAAAAGCGGATTTTGTTTGCCCAGCCATATTATTATCACCAAGCGGAATATTAAAACACTTAACGAAATTGAAAGTAAAGGCGTGCTGGTATCAAGTGATAATAAAGAAGCTGCCCGTTATGCTGATCTCGTTGTATTGGCAGTAAAACCTTTCCAGATAAAAGATGTATTGCTTGATATGAAGGAAGAACTTAATCATACAAGACATGTATTGGTGAGTGTAATTACCGGTGTTGGTATAAAAGATATGCAGGAGTGGGTAGGAACAAATATGCCTGTTATCCGTGCAATGCCCAACACAGCTATTTCTATCCAGGAAAGTATGACCTGCATCAGCTCAATTAATACTGTGCAGGAGCAACTTGATTATGTGCATGATCTTTTTTCACAACTTGGTCGTGTTGCATTGATCGATGAAAAATTGATGGATGCCGCAACAGTACTTGGAGCCTGTGGAATTGCATATGCGTTGCGTTATATCCGTGCAAGTATACAAGGTGGTATTGAAATTGGTTTTGATGCAAAAACAGCTACCCTCATTGCGGCGCAAACGGTGAATGGTGCTGCTGAACTGTTGATACAAAAAGGATCGCATCCTGAAGCAGAGATCGATAAAGTAACCACACCACGTGGCTGCACCATTGCCGGACTTAATGAAATGGAACACAGTGGCTTCAGCTCGTCACTCATAAAAGGTATAAAAACGAGTTACGAGAGTATTGGTAAATAA
- the purL gene encoding phosphoribosylformylglycinamidine synthase subunit PurL — MEITAKTAQQLRLTEEEFELIKQKLGRTPNFNELCAFSGMWSEHCSYKNSIKWLKTLPREGGRMLVKAGEENAGLMDIGDNLGVVFKIESHNHPSAIEPFQGAATGVGGIHRDIFTMGARPIAALNSLRFGNLKEAKTQHLLGGIVHGIGHYGNCFGVPTVGGEIYFEDCYHTNPLVNAMSVGIVKAGETVSATALGEGNPVFFVGSATGKDGIGGASFASADITAESAEELPAVQVGDPFQEKKLLEACLEVIQTGAVVGMQDMGAAGIICSTAEMSAKGEVGMRIDLDKVPTRQQNMKTWELLLSESQERMLMVVEKGKEQAVLDVFEKWDLPCSEIGEVTTDGMLKFYMHGELEAELPAYELVLGGGAPQYTREYAEPAYFSKIKAFDANSIEVPDDLKSVAEQIIQIPNIASKRTVYHQYDSMVGTGNSSTNAPTDAAVVHVKGTTKGLAVTTDCNSKYVFADPYKGAMIAVSEAARNIVCSGGLPLGITNCLNFGNPYDPQVYYQFVHAIKGMGEACKKFDTPVTGGNVSFYNQSPDGAVYPTPTIGMVGLLENINDKMTLDFKAEGDVIFLIGKSTADLGSSEYLHKLHKVEYSPAPHFDLEEEFVLQQTIASLIKQKLIASAHDVSEGGLFTTLLEASFNNNLGFDVVANDSNIRKDAYWFGEGQSRVVVTVKEEQVAAFKKALGNHPYAELGVVTNGSVEVDGMEWGTVLSWKEKYDTAIENLLAGHESEHALTAL; from the coding sequence ATGGAAATAACAGCAAAAACCGCACAGCAGCTTCGATTGACCGAAGAAGAATTCGAATTAATTAAACAGAAACTCGGCCGCACGCCCAACTTCAATGAACTCTGCGCCTTCAGTGGTATGTGGAGTGAGCATTGCAGTTACAAGAACTCGATCAAATGGCTGAAAACATTACCCCGTGAAGGCGGACGTATGTTAGTTAAAGCAGGAGAAGAGAACGCAGGGCTGATGGATATTGGCGATAACCTTGGTGTTGTATTTAAAATTGAAAGTCATAATCACCCATCGGCCATTGAACCATTTCAAGGTGCTGCAACGGGTGTAGGCGGTATCCACCGTGATATTTTCACCATGGGTGCACGACCAATTGCTGCCCTCAATTCACTTCGCTTCGGTAATCTGAAGGAAGCTAAAACACAACATTTATTAGGCGGTATCGTGCATGGCATTGGTCATTATGGTAACTGTTTTGGTGTGCCAACCGTTGGCGGTGAAATTTATTTTGAAGATTGTTATCATACAAACCCTCTGGTGAACGCTATGAGTGTGGGTATCGTAAAAGCAGGTGAAACTGTTTCTGCAACAGCACTTGGCGAAGGCAACCCCGTTTTCTTTGTAGGCAGTGCAACAGGTAAAGATGGTATTGGCGGTGCAAGTTTTGCCAGTGCTGATATCACGGCGGAGAGCGCAGAAGAATTGCCAGCAGTACAAGTTGGTGATCCATTCCAGGAAAAGAAATTATTAGAAGCTTGTCTGGAAGTAATTCAAACAGGTGCTGTGGTAGGTATGCAGGATATGGGTGCAGCAGGTATTATTTGTTCTACTGCAGAGATGAGTGCAAAGGGTGAAGTGGGGATGCGCATTGACCTGGATAAAGTTCCAACACGCCAGCAAAACATGAAAACATGGGAACTATTGCTGAGCGAAAGCCAGGAACGTATGTTAATGGTGGTAGAGAAAGGAAAGGAGCAAGCAGTGTTAGATGTATTTGAGAAATGGGATTTGCCTTGTTCTGAAATTGGAGAAGTAACAACAGATGGTATGCTGAAATTTTATATGCATGGTGAGCTGGAAGCAGAATTACCTGCCTATGAATTAGTATTGGGCGGAGGTGCACCACAATACACAAGAGAATATGCTGAGCCTGCCTATTTCAGTAAGATAAAAGCTTTTGATGCAAACAGCATTGAAGTGCCTGATGATTTGAAATCAGTTGCTGAGCAGATCATTCAAATTCCAAACATTGCAAGTAAGCGTACAGTATATCATCAATACGATAGCATGGTGGGTACTGGTAACTCCAGCACAAATGCGCCAACCGATGCAGCCGTAGTTCATGTAAAGGGAACAACCAAAGGTTTAGCTGTAACAACTGATTGTAACAGTAAATATGTATTTGCTGATCCTTATAAAGGAGCAATGATTGCTGTGAGTGAAGCTGCACGTAATATTGTTTGCAGCGGCGGTTTGCCATTAGGTATCACCAACTGTCTCAATTTTGGTAATCCTTACGATCCCCAAGTGTATTATCAATTTGTGCATGCGATTAAAGGTATGGGTGAAGCTTGTAAAAAGTTTGATACACCTGTTACCGGTGGTAACGTAAGTTTCTATAATCAAAGTCCGGATGGAGCAGTTTACCCAACACCAACAATTGGCATGGTGGGATTGCTTGAAAACATCAATGATAAAATGACGCTTGATTTCAAGGCTGAAGGTGATGTGATCTTTTTAATAGGAAAATCAACTGCAGATCTTGGCTCGAGTGAATATTTGCACAAACTGCATAAGGTTGAGTATAGCCCGGCACCACATTTTGATCTGGAAGAAGAATTTGTATTGCAGCAAACAATTGCTTCTCTCATCAAACAAAAGTTAATTGCATCTGCGCATGATGTGAGTGAGGGTGGTTTGTTTACAACGTTATTAGAAGCATCATTCAACAATAATCTCGGGTTTGATGTGGTTGCCAACGACAGTAACATCCGTAAAGATGCGTATTGGTTTGGTGAAGGGCAAAGCCGTGTAGTTGTTACGGTGAAAGAAGAACAAGTGGCAGCATTCAAAAAAGCATTGGGTAATCATCCTTATGCTGAGCTTGGTGTTGTTACCAACGGAAGTGTTGAAGTTGATGGCATGGAGTGGGGTACAGTGTTAAGCTGGAAAGAAAAGTATGATACAGCAATTGAAAACTTACTCGCCGGTCATGAAAGCGAACATGCGTTAACTGCATTGTGA
- a CDS encoding glutamine synthetase beta-grasp domain-containing protein, with amino-acid sequence MSLSKLEYIWLDGYKPTQSLRSKTKIEKDFSGKLEDCPMWSFDGSSTEQALGGSSDCLLKPVYIIPDPQRKNGFLVMCEVLNADGTAHVSNGRALIEDDDNDFWFGFEQEYFLWNPETNKPLGFPEGGYPAPQGPYYCSVGANNAYGRNIIEEHLDVCLEAGLNVEGINAEVAAGQWEFQIFAKGAKEAGDQIWLGRYLLERIGETYGVSINWHCKPLGELDWNGSGMHANFSNTLLRTAGSKEIFDKVCEAFRPVVKEHIEVYGADNHLRLTGKHETASIHDFSYGVSDRGASIRIPVVVPKWGWKGYLEDRRPNSAADPYKVAARIIKTVKSVKA; translated from the coding sequence ATGTCATTGTCAAAACTTGAGTACATCTGGCTCGATGGTTACAAACCAACGCAAAGCCTTCGCAGCAAAACAAAAATTGAAAAAGACTTCAGTGGTAAATTGGAAGATTGTCCAATGTGGAGTTTCGATGGTTCTTCTACTGAACAGGCCTTGGGCGGTTCATCTGATTGCTTGTTAAAACCTGTATATATTATTCCTGATCCACAGCGTAAAAATGGCTTCCTCGTTATGTGTGAAGTATTGAATGCTGATGGTACTGCACACGTATCAAATGGTCGTGCTTTAATTGAAGATGATGATAATGATTTCTGGTTTGGTTTCGAACAGGAATATTTCCTTTGGAATCCTGAAACAAACAAACCTCTTGGTTTCCCTGAAGGTGGCTACCCGGCTCCTCAAGGTCCTTACTACTGTTCAGTAGGTGCAAACAATGCATATGGCCGTAACATCATTGAAGAGCATTTAGACGTTTGCTTAGAAGCAGGCTTAAATGTGGAAGGTATCAATGCTGAAGTAGCAGCAGGTCAGTGGGAATTCCAGATCTTCGCAAAAGGTGCAAAAGAAGCCGGTGATCAGATCTGGCTCGGTCGTTATCTCCTCGAAAGGATTGGTGAAACATATGGTGTTTCTATCAACTGGCATTGTAAACCTCTTGGAGAATTAGATTGGAACGGTAGCGGTATGCATGCTAACTTCTCTAATACATTGTTACGTACAGCAGGCAGCAAAGAGATCTTCGATAAAGTTTGTGAAGCTTTCCGCCCTGTAGTTAAAGAACATATTGAAGTATACGGTGCAGATAACCATCTGCGTTTAACAGGTAAGCATGAAACTGCAAGCATTCACGATTTCAGCTATGGTGTTTCTGACCGTGGTGCTTCTATCCGTATTCCTGTTGTAGTTCCTAAGTGGGGCTGGAAAGGTTATCTCGAAGATCGCCGTCCAAACTCTGCAGCAGATCCTTACAAAGTAGCAGCACGTATTATCAAAACAGTGAAATCTGTAAAAGCATAA
- a CDS encoding glutamine synthetase III family protein, protein MSLRLQAIKNLQNQQSLDIGSPAKITAIFCQNVFTLKTAREYLSDEAYKSLSSSIKGNKKIDRTNANQIAAGIRQWAESKGVTHYTHWFQPLTGSTAEKHDSFFTLKGDGTAIEEFDGGALIQQEPDASSFPSGGIRATFEARGYTAWDPSSPAFIMEIGNGKTLCIPTLFVSYTGELLDYKGPVLKALEAVSKAAVDVCYYFDKNITKVTPTLGWEQEYFVVDEGLYNARPDLLLSGRTVFGHQSAKGQQLEDHYFGSIPERVYAFMRDFENESYKLGIPLRTRHNEVAPAQFECAPIFEEVAVAIDHNSLLMDVMDRVARRHKLRVLLHEKPFAGINGSGKHNNWSLSTDTGVNLLAPGKTPKTNLMFLTFFINVVRAVDQYADILRASIAGAGNDHRLGANEAPPAIISVFVGKYLTEVLDAVEKRVTTKFDEQDEAILKLDLHKSIPELMLDNTDRNRTSPFAFTGNKFEFRAVGSSANCSNAMTVLNAIMAQTLTEFKEEVDGLIEKGEKKEIAIMHVLQRYVSESKKVLFEGDGYSEAWAKEAEKRGLPNVKTTPYALDAMVTKKAKALFENTGVYTHAELEARHEIELEKYIKQVQIEGRVMGELCTSHVLPAAVKYQNVLITNIKGLKDIGINKESYANQLQILEKISLHINKCSDLVEQMIEARKKANVIEDSRAKAIAYCDDVKGKFFDEIRYHVDKLELLVDDASWYLPKYRELLFLR, encoded by the coding sequence ATGTCATTACGTTTACAGGCCATTAAAAATTTACAGAACCAGCAATCACTTGATATTGGTTCACCTGCAAAGATCACAGCAATTTTTTGTCAGAATGTTTTTACACTTAAAACTGCCCGTGAGTATCTGAGTGATGAAGCATACAAAAGTCTTTCATCATCAATCAAAGGAAATAAAAAGATCGATCGTACCAATGCCAACCAGATCGCTGCAGGTATCCGTCAATGGGCCGAAAGCAAAGGCGTTACACACTACACACACTGGTTTCAGCCATTAACCGGATCAACTGCGGAAAAACATGATTCGTTCTTTACATTAAAAGGCGATGGTACTGCAATTGAAGAGTTTGATGGCGGTGCACTCATCCAACAGGAACCTGACGCATCATCATTCCCAAGTGGCGGTATTCGTGCAACATTTGAAGCACGTGGTTACACTGCCTGGGACCCCTCCTCTCCTGCCTTTATTATGGAGATCGGCAATGGTAAAACATTGTGTATACCTACACTCTTTGTTTCTTACACAGGTGAGTTACTTGATTATAAAGGGCCTGTATTAAAAGCATTGGAAGCAGTTAGCAAAGCAGCAGTTGATGTTTGCTATTACTTCGATAAGAATATTACGAAGGTTACACCAACACTTGGTTGGGAACAGGAATATTTTGTGGTTGATGAAGGATTGTATAATGCACGACCTGATCTGTTGTTGAGCGGACGTACCGTGTTTGGTCATCAATCTGCAAAAGGTCAGCAATTGGAAGATCATTACTTTGGTTCTATTCCTGAAAGAGTGTATGCGTTCATGCGTGATTTTGAAAATGAATCGTACAAACTTGGTATTCCTTTACGCACACGTCATAATGAGGTCGCACCTGCACAATTTGAGTGTGCTCCCATTTTTGAAGAAGTTGCAGTTGCCATTGATCATAATTCTTTATTGATGGATGTAATGGATCGTGTTGCACGCCGTCATAAATTAAGAGTGTTGCTGCATGAGAAACCATTTGCCGGTATTAACGGAAGTGGTAAACACAACAACTGGAGTTTAAGTACTGATACAGGTGTAAACTTATTGGCACCAGGTAAAACGCCTAAGACCAATTTGATGTTCCTCACGTTCTTTATCAATGTTGTTCGTGCAGTTGATCAGTACGCTGATATATTGCGTGCTTCTATTGCAGGTGCAGGTAACGATCATCGTTTGGGTGCAAACGAAGCACCTCCTGCTATCATTTCTGTGTTCGTTGGTAAATATTTAACTGAAGTATTAGACGCAGTTGAAAAACGTGTGACCACCAAGTTTGATGAACAGGATGAAGCTATTCTTAAACTCGATCTGCATAAAAGTATTCCTGAGCTTATGCTGGATAATACAGATCGTAACCGTACTTCACCATTTGCCTTTACCGGTAATAAGTTTGAGTTCCGTGCTGTTGGTTCAAGTGCGAACTGTTCAAATGCCATGACGGTATTGAATGCAATTATGGCGCAAACATTAACTGAGTTCAAAGAAGAAGTTGATGGGCTGATTGAAAAAGGTGAGAAAAAAGAAATTGCCATCATGCATGTTTTGCAACGCTATGTAAGCGAAAGCAAGAAAGTATTGTTTGAAGGTGATGGTTATAGTGAAGCATGGGCCAAAGAAGCAGAGAAGCGTGGATTACCCAATGTAAAAACAACACCATACGCATTGGATGCGATGGTAACAAAAAAAGCAAAAGCACTATTTGAAAATACTGGTGTGTATACACATGCTGAACTTGAAGCACGTCATGAAATTGAATTGGAGAAATACATTAAGCAGGTACAGATCGAAGGACGTGTAATGGGTGAGCTTTGTACAAGCCATGTATTACCGGCTGCTGTTAAATACCAGAATGTATTGATCACAAACATTAAAGGGTTAAAGGATATTGGTATCAACAAAGAATCTTACGCCAACCAATTACAGATACTTGAAAAAATATCATTGCACATCAACAAGTGCAGCGACCTGGTGGAACAAATGATTGAAGCACGTAAAAAAGCAAACGTGATTGAAGACAGCAGGGCAAAAGCTATTGCTTATTGTGATGATGTGAAAGGCAAGTTCTTTGATGAGATACGTTACCATGTAGATAAACTTGAACTGCTGGTTGATGATGCCAGTTGGTATTTGCCGAAGTACAGAGAGCTGTTGTTCTTGCGTTAA
- the accC gene encoding acetyl-CoA carboxylase biotin carboxylase subunit encodes MFKKILIANRGEIALRIIRTCREMGIKTVAVYSTADRESLHVKFADEAVCIGKPAGAESYLNVPNIIAAAEITNADAIHPGYGFLAENAKFAEICGQNGIKFIGPTPDQIRSMGDKITAKETMIKAGVPVVPGGGGLLESAEQAKEIAKEVGYPVILKATAGGGGKGMRVVWNEEELERNYDTAKQEAGASFKNDGIYMEKFVEEPRHIEIQVAGDRYGTVCHLSERDCSIQRRHQKLVEESPSPFMTPELRKAMGEAACKAAAAIGYESVGTIEFLVDKHRNFYFMEMNTRIQVEHCVTEEVTNFDLIKEQILIAQGEKISGENYEPQMHAIECRINAEDPYNDFRPSPGKITTLHQPGGHGIRIDSHVYAGYVIPPYYDSMIAKIIAVARTREEAINTMSRALSEYVIEGVKTTIPFHQQLMLDENFRKGNFTTKFLESFKMK; translated from the coding sequence ATGTTTAAAAAGATATTAATTGCCAATCGTGGTGAGATTGCATTGCGTATCATCCGCACCTGTCGTGAAATGGGCATTAAAACGGTTGCTGTTTATTCAACGGCCGATCGTGAAAGCCTGCACGTGAAGTTTGCTGATGAAGCGGTTTGTATTGGTAAACCTGCAGGTGCAGAATCTTACCTCAACGTACCAAATATTATTGCTGCAGCAGAGATCACCAACGCAGATGCTATTCATCCCGGTTATGGTTTTTTAGCAGAGAATGCAAAGTTTGCTGAGATATGCGGACAAAACGGAATCAAGTTTATTGGTCCCACACCTGATCAAATTCGTTCAATGGGCGATAAGATCACAGCAAAAGAAACCATGATCAAAGCAGGTGTACCTGTTGTACCCGGTGGTGGTGGATTATTGGAAAGTGCTGAGCAAGCCAAAGAAATTGCAAAAGAGGTTGGTTATCCTGTTATTTTAAAAGCAACTGCAGGCGGTGGTGGTAAAGGAATGCGTGTTGTGTGGAACGAGGAAGAATTGGAACGTAACTACGATACCGCAAAGCAGGAAGCTGGTGCTTCTTTCAAGAACGATGGTATCTACATGGAAAAATTTGTAGAAGAGCCACGTCATATTGAGATACAGGTTGCAGGCGATCGTTACGGAACTGTTTGTCATTTAAGTGAGCGTGACTGTTCTATTCAACGTCGCCATCAGAAACTGGTGGAGGAATCTCCATCACCTTTCATGACACCTGAATTACGTAAAGCAATGGGAGAAGCTGCTTGTAAAGCAGCAGCTGCAATTGGTTATGAAAGTGTAGGTACGATCGAGTTCCTGGTTGATAAACACCGCAATTTCTATTTCATGGAAATGAACACACGTATCCAGGTAGAACATTGCGTAACAGAAGAAGTAACAAACTTCGATCTCATCAAAGAACAGATATTGATCGCACAGGGCGAAAAGATCAGCGGGGAAAACTATGAACCGCAGATGCATGCCATCGAGTGCCGCATCAATGCTGAAGATCCGTACAACGATTTTCGACCATCACCAGGTAAGATCACCACATTGCACCAGCCCGGTGGACATGGCATACGTATCGATTCGCATGTGTATGCCGGTTATGTGATCCCTCCTTATTACGATTCCATGATCGCAAAAATTATTGCAGTTGCACGTACACGTGAGGAAGCCATCAATACCATGAGTCGTGCATTAAGTGAGTATGTGATTGAAGGAGTGAAGACGACCATTCCATTCCATCAACAGTTAATGCTCGATGAGAATTTCCGGAAAGGAAATTTCACAACGAAGTTTTTGGAAAGTTTCAAAATGAAATAA
- the accB gene encoding acetyl-CoA carboxylase biotin carboxyl carrier protein encodes MDFKQIQELIKLVNKSNLSELTIEEKDFKVTIKQKEEIIQQTLISGQFQQAPQQFAPAPAPAALPAAASAAPPPATKADDTSKYITIKSPMIGTFYRKPSPDKPLFVEVGSEVTPGKVVCIIEAMKLFNEIESEVKGKIVKVLVEDQSPVEYDQPLFLVDPS; translated from the coding sequence ATGGATTTTAAGCAAATTCAGGAATTGATTAAACTGGTCAACAAATCCAACCTCAGTGAACTCACCATCGAAGAAAAAGACTTTAAGGTTACGATAAAACAAAAAGAAGAGATCATTCAGCAAACACTCATCTCAGGTCAGTTTCAGCAGGCTCCACAGCAGTTTGCTCCGGCTCCTGCGCCAGCTGCGTTACCTGCCGCTGCTTCTGCTGCTCCTCCGCCAGCAACAAAAGCTGATGATACCAGCAAGTATATCACGATTAAAAGCCCGATGATCGGTACGTTCTACCGCAAGCCTTCACCCGATAAACCTTTATTTGTAGAAGTAGGATCGGAAGTAACGCCGGGTAAAGTGGTATGTATCATTGAAGCAATGAAACTTTTCAATGAAATTGAAAGTGAAGTGAAGGGTAAGATCGTGAAAGTACTGGTTGAAGATCAATCGCCTGTTGAATACGATCAGCCTTTGTTCCTGGTAGATCCTAGTTAA
- a CDS encoding DUF7619 domain-containing protein, translated as MGENELLLVGRHAYVDVERLHQSTLFPAGAFGLINVIPVDRLGAVTLHKFDKNRKLQWKRKFGDDWYSHTVDVSEVIQTKDGGIVCLIVTPTIKFGFDQPVYSGDNIFFGDVYLCKYDTNGNLVWEKYFGGNRWDFAYTLNEDRYGNILIAGHTWSASDNFAGIRLSVDTSAAAYKMHGVLITPDSVTNVDTVLRKQLYEQYRAMNDAFIAKFSASGQLIKAKCFGGSGSDKLVHLKDHPTYGYVAIGFSDSKDMDLPATGAKGGLWMLHLDTGLNIVQNKLLDSGFVGKSIFFEKDNRLFLTDSVKFRELNYNGMVIREHNSGAVLFNYFGYFDKSGFIYQPQGNAGIALYDSTLQPKGVMKIPGWIYGYHAVQGNNRSDLFLIGNKGKFEYYTGTTDPDWNVYSKAVMSFADQFNFIKGKVYVDNNKNNLFDVGEPFLNGIKIEAQKQNNLFTVTTDTEGRFNLPLDTGSYNIKVTSPLPYYNIVPTAANVQFTTFGESDSADFALQPIPNKKDLSINLLPLNIARPGFPVQYQLICTNQGTETISNAQVKFLKNPRVNFVSSSPVVNTTVGDTLIWNITSLSPFDTSYINLNLRIAAPPAVNNTDTLLFKSFAYPIIADETPEDNQFNLVQQVQGSYDPNDKTETHGGIITPEQLAGNDYLTYLIRFQNTGTDTAFNVMIRDTLTNKLDWGSFEMLSSSHPYQLYMIKPHILEWSFPNILLVDSNKNEPASHGFIAYRIKPKSNLSVGDTVLNRAHIYFDYNLPVITNDELTVLRNTVITSVVDLNRPDNQLFLYPNPSNGLITIAKKERMAGDAIIYITDMDGRLVHQTDLGRIAVDQFSQSIDISDLSRGVYVVKLQVGKTSFTTKFILQ; from the coding sequence ATGGGAGAAAACGAATTGCTTTTGGTTGGCAGGCATGCCTATGTGGACGTAGAGCGGCTTCATCAATCAACTCTCTTTCCCGCTGGGGCTTTTGGTCTGATAAATGTTATTCCGGTTGATCGATTAGGGGCTGTTACATTGCATAAATTCGACAAGAATCGGAAACTGCAATGGAAGAGAAAGTTTGGCGATGATTGGTATTCTCATACTGTTGATGTTTCTGAAGTAATTCAGACAAAAGATGGTGGAATCGTATGTCTTATAGTAACTCCAACAATCAAATTTGGTTTTGATCAGCCTGTTTATTCGGGAGATAATATTTTTTTTGGAGATGTTTATTTGTGTAAATACGATACCAATGGCAATCTTGTTTGGGAAAAATATTTTGGAGGTAACAGATGGGATTTTGCTTATACATTAAATGAAGACAGGTACGGCAATATTTTAATTGCTGGTCATACTTGGTCAGCTTCTGATAATTTTGCCGGAATTCGACTTTCAGTAGACACTTCTGCGGCTGCTTACAAAATGCATGGCGTACTAATAACTCCTGACAGTGTAACTAATGTTGATACTGTATTGAGAAAGCAACTGTACGAGCAATACAGGGCAATGAACGATGCTTTTATAGCAAAATTTTCAGCCTCTGGTCAATTAATAAAAGCCAAATGTTTTGGAGGCAGTGGGTCCGATAAGTTAGTGCACTTAAAGGATCATCCAACTTACGGTTATGTGGCTATCGGATTCTCTGATTCAAAAGATATGGATTTGCCTGCTACTGGAGCAAAGGGAGGGCTTTGGATGCTTCATCTTGACACAGGACTAAACATCGTTCAGAATAAGTTGCTTGATTCAGGTTTTGTTGGAAAAAGTATTTTTTTCGAAAAAGATAACAGGTTGTTTTTGACGGATTCGGTAAAGTTTAGAGAATTAAATTATAACGGAATGGTTATTCGTGAACATAATTCAGGAGCTGTATTGTTTAATTATTTCGGATACTTTGATAAAAGCGGGTTTATCTACCAACCACAAGGAAATGCTGGGATTGCTTTATATGACAGCACACTCCAACCAAAAGGAGTCATGAAAATTCCTGGATGGATTTACGGTTATCATGCTGTGCAGGGTAACAATAGAAGCGACCTTTTTTTAATTGGAAATAAAGGCAAGTTTGAATACTATACTGGAACAACCGATCCGGACTGGAATGTGTACAGTAAAGCCGTAATGAGCTTTGCTGATCAGTTTAACTTTATAAAAGGAAAAGTATATGTTGACAACAATAAAAACAATCTGTTTGATGTGGGTGAGCCGTTTTTAAATGGAATAAAAATTGAAGCTCAAAAACAGAATAATTTATTTACAGTTACAACAGATACAGAAGGCAGATTTAATTTGCCCCTGGATACAGGTAGTTATAATATTAAAGTAACTTCTCCATTGCCATATTATAATATAGTTCCTACGGCAGCGAATGTTCAATTCACGACTTTTGGTGAGAGTGATTCTGCTGACTTTGCCCTTCAACCCATCCCGAACAAAAAAGACCTTAGTATCAATCTTCTTCCCTTAAACATTGCCCGCCCCGGTTTCCCTGTTCAATATCAATTGATATGCACGAACCAAGGAACAGAAACCATTTCAAATGCGCAGGTGAAGTTTTTGAAAAACCCAAGAGTAAACTTTGTTTCTTCATCACCGGTAGTAAATACAACTGTAGGCGATACATTGATCTGGAATATTACTTCTTTGAGCCCCTTTGATACGTCGTACATTAATTTGAATTTAAGAATTGCCGCACCGCCAGCGGTCAATAATACAGATACACTTTTATTTAAATCATTTGCATACCCAATAATTGCTGATGAAACCCCGGAAGACAATCAGTTTAACTTAGTTCAACAGGTACAAGGTTCTTACGACCCCAACGATAAAACAGAAACACATGGCGGCATCATTACACCCGAGCAATTGGCTGGTAATGATTATCTCACTTACCTCATCCGTTTTCAAAACACAGGCACAGATACAGCTTTCAACGTAATGATCAGGGATACGCTCACAAACAAACTGGATTGGGGCAGTTTTGAAATGCTGTCTTCCAGCCATCCTTATCAATTGTACATGATCAAACCACATATCCTTGAATGGAGCTTCCCGAACATTCTGTTGGTTGACAGCAATAAAAACGAACCGGCTAGTCACGGTTTCATCGCTTACCGCATCAAACCAAAATCAAATCTTTCAGTTGGCGACACCGTGCTTAACAGGGCACATATTTATTTCGATTACAACCTGCCGGTGATTACGAATGATGAATTGACGGTTCTCAGGAATACGGTCATTACTTCGGTGGTTGATCTTAACCGTCCCGACAATCAGCTGTTCCTCTATCCCAATCCTTCAAACGGATTGATAACTATTGCAAAGAAAGAACGGATGGCAGGAGATGCGATCATCTATATTACCGACATGGACGGAAGACTGGTTCATCAAACAGATCTGGGACGGATAGCAGTCGATCAATTCAGTCAAAGTATTGATATCAGTGATTTATCGAGGGGAGTATATGTGGTGAAATTGCAGGTTGGGAAGACTTCGTTCACAACAAAATTCATACTTCAATAA